Proteins from a genomic interval of Dasania marina DSM 21967:
- a CDS encoding carboxymuconolactone decarboxylase family protein — MPEQLNYYQVAPDAMAAFIGLERYLSAQHDEQGLSEKLIELVKIRVSQLNGCAYCLDMHNKDSRALAETEQRLYALSAWREAPFYSPQERAALAWCETLTQWQQAEQRPEQLQQLRTLFDDKAIVDLTLTITNINTWNRLALCFGADVGSYKVGQFDHILKSS, encoded by the coding sequence ATGCCAGAACAACTGAATTATTACCAAGTGGCCCCCGATGCCATGGCTGCCTTTATAGGGCTGGAGCGTTATCTCAGTGCGCAACATGATGAGCAGGGGTTGAGTGAAAAACTTATAGAGTTAGTCAAAATTCGAGTTTCGCAATTAAACGGCTGTGCCTATTGCCTAGACATGCACAACAAAGATAGCCGCGCCCTGGCGGAAACCGAGCAGCGTTTGTATGCGCTTAGTGCCTGGCGGGAAGCGCCGTTTTATTCCCCGCAAGAACGCGCGGCATTAGCCTGGTGTGAAACCCTAACGCAATGGCAGCAGGCGGAGCAGCGCCCAGAGCAGCTACAACAGCTACGAACCTTGTTCGATGATAAAGCCATAGTCGATTTAACCCTTACCATTACTAATATCAATACGTGGAATCGTTTAGCGCTGTGTTTTGGTGCCGATGTGGGCTCTTATAAGGTCGGCCAGTTTGATCACATACTTAAATCATCGTAA
- a CDS encoding AraC family transcriptional regulator: protein MHSLSHLGFQRYAPQPALAPYVQCYWQINLRQASPSQTPEFMHPEGGSGIIFNFADSISLNNISLGQGSFVIGPNRRSAQLWLANEVDTFGVRFHPGKGRAILALPLIELLDSMVNPDQLALPTLGDELAEQLAALSTGHARVAHIENVLLAQLGPRPVLDPRLDYALQWINANHGLKPVAQLGSQRSMLPSTSALSQRQLDRLFQQQLGLSPKQYSRLRQADYARQLLKQAPAQQSLTDISYLAGFYDQAHFIHQFRQVVGITPGDYRAIKTS, encoded by the coding sequence ATGCACTCATTGTCTCATCTCGGTTTTCAACGCTATGCCCCGCAGCCGGCACTGGCGCCCTATGTGCAATGCTATTGGCAGATTAACCTACGTCAGGCGTCACCGTCACAAACCCCTGAGTTTATGCACCCTGAAGGTGGCAGCGGCATTATTTTTAATTTTGCCGATAGCATAAGCCTCAATAACATCAGCCTAGGCCAGGGCAGCTTCGTCATCGGACCCAACCGCCGCTCCGCACAACTGTGGCTGGCTAATGAAGTCGACACCTTCGGCGTGCGCTTTCACCCCGGCAAGGGTCGCGCCATACTCGCGCTACCGTTAATCGAGCTGCTAGATAGCATGGTCAACCCCGACCAGCTGGCACTGCCTACGCTGGGCGATGAGCTGGCCGAGCAATTAGCGGCGCTAAGCACCGGCCACGCTAGAGTGGCGCACATAGAAAACGTACTGCTGGCACAGCTGGGCCCGCGGCCCGTACTAGACCCTAGATTGGATTATGCCCTGCAGTGGATTAACGCTAACCATGGCCTTAAACCTGTGGCCCAGCTTGGCTCTCAACGTAGCATGCTGCCGTCAACCTCAGCGCTAAGCCAACGGCAACTCGATCGCCTATTTCAGCAGCAACTAGGGTTAAGCCCAAAACAATACAGCCGCCTGCGCCAAGCAGACTATGCCCGGCAATTATTAAAACAGGCTCCCGCCCAGCAAAGCCTTACCGATATCAGCTACCTAGCGGGCTTTTATGACCAAGCCCATTTTATTCACCAGTTTCGCCAAGTAGTTGGTATTACCCCGGGCGACTATAGAGCCATAAAAACCTCATAA
- a CDS encoding glutaredoxin domain-containing protein, with translation MPRLAILLTTTLLLSFSSLSYSEIYKWVDENGRVHFSDSKDTQQPVETVTLQMNSYQHVSFESLPQNSSIVSRTVKMYSAVWCGYCKKAKQYFIAQGIPFIELDIDKNPQAKREYKALGAKGVPVILVGNKRMNGFSVKGFQRIYSSSDS, from the coding sequence ATGCCCCGTTTAGCCATACTGCTAACCACGACCCTATTGTTAAGTTTTTCATCGCTAAGCTATAGCGAAATATATAAGTGGGTAGATGAAAACGGCCGGGTGCACTTTAGTGATAGTAAAGACACCCAGCAGCCGGTAGAAACCGTCACCTTACAAATGAATAGCTACCAGCATGTATCCTTTGAGTCGCTACCCCAAAACAGCAGCATTGTTAGCCGCACGGTTAAAATGTATTCCGCCGTTTGGTGCGGCTACTGCAAGAAAGCGAAACAATATTTTATCGCCCAAGGCATACCGTTTATAGAATTAGACATTGATAAAAACCCGCAGGCCAAACGCGAATACAAGGCCCTAGGGGCAAAAGGGGTACCGGTGATTTTAGTGGGTAATAAACGCATGAATGGTTTTAGCGTGAAAGGCTTTCAACGTATTTACTCGTCCTCGGACTCCTAA
- a CDS encoding redoxin domain-containing protein produces the protein MTCVINLFRLLAVWLLLATTAQAYEQALLNLPASDINGKPVAVSQLLGKRPQYIKFWASWCVPCNQQMPHFVEASQHYGDSLAFLSVNIDLNEDRAAVLAMIEKYGMSMPTVQDSDGRLSQAFDLLGTPLHILIDGQGRVVHKGHKVDARLKQRLAMLASSDSYLERVNIVEGQHSSALPVLAQQGLSALYFTATWCDWYLAESRPEQSKNCVQGQQVLKQLLVAYPTLSLQTWVSRLWTELADVADYKQKYQLSSEVLIDKNNAASVRYGVKTLPTLLLFKNGSEVLRIKDFSSYLHVQQQLANRM, from the coding sequence ATGACATGCGTAATAAACCTTTTCCGCTTGCTTGCCGTGTGGCTATTGCTAGCCACTACCGCGCAGGCCTATGAACAGGCGCTGCTGAACTTGCCGGCCAGCGACATTAACGGCAAGCCCGTAGCGGTGTCCCAGCTGCTGGGTAAAAGGCCGCAGTATATAAAATTCTGGGCCAGTTGGTGCGTGCCCTGCAATCAGCAAATGCCGCACTTTGTCGAAGCGTCGCAACACTATGGCGACAGCCTTGCATTCTTATCAGTCAATATAGATTTAAATGAAGACAGGGCGGCAGTGCTAGCGATGATAGAAAAATACGGCATGAGCATGCCGACGGTACAAGATAGTGACGGCCGATTAAGTCAGGCCTTTGATTTGCTGGGCACGCCTTTGCATATCTTAATCGATGGTCAAGGTCGGGTCGTACACAAGGGTCATAAGGTGGATGCGCGCCTAAAGCAGCGGCTGGCCATGTTGGCTAGTAGCGACAGCTACCTAGAGCGCGTTAATATCGTCGAGGGCCAGCACAGCAGCGCATTGCCAGTGCTAGCTCAGCAGGGTCTTAGCGCGCTGTATTTTACCGCGACGTGGTGTGATTGGTATTTAGCAGAGTCTAGGCCTGAGCAAAGTAAAAACTGTGTGCAGGGCCAGCAGGTGCTGAAGCAATTGCTAGTGGCTTATCCCACACTGAGCCTACAGACATGGGTTTCACGCTTATGGACCGAGCTTGCCGACGTTGCCGACTATAAGCAAAAATATCAGCTTAGTAGCGAAGTGTTGATAGATAAAAATAACGCGGCCTCTGTTCGCTATGGCGTTAAAACACTGCCCACTTTATTGCTGTTTAAAAATGGTAGCGAGGTGCTGCGCATTAAGGACTTCTCCTCATACCTCCATGTTCAGCAGCAGCTAGCTAACAGGATGTAG
- a CDS encoding YnfA family protein, with amino-acid sequence MFELKTLGLFALTALAEIAGCYLPYLWLKQGKSALLLIPAAICLAAFAWLLSLHPEAAGRVYAAYGGVYIGMAIIWLWLVDGINPSVWDIVGSLVALLGMAIIFFAPRQL; translated from the coding sequence ATGTTTGAACTTAAAACCCTAGGCTTATTTGCCCTTACCGCCCTAGCCGAAATCGCTGGCTGCTACCTGCCCTACCTATGGCTAAAGCAGGGCAAAAGCGCCTTGCTACTCATCCCCGCCGCTATCTGCTTGGCCGCCTTTGCCTGGTTACTATCGCTGCACCCCGAAGCGGCCGGGCGCGTGTATGCCGCCTATGGTGGTGTCTATATAGGTATGGCTATAATCTGGCTGTGGCTGGTAGATGGCATTAACCCCAGCGTCTGGGATATAGTCGGTAGCCTAGTGGCACTGTTGGGCATGGCCATCATCTTTTTTGCCCCCAGGCAGCTATAG